A DNA window from Cobetia marina contains the following coding sequences:
- the ppnN gene encoding nucleotide 5'-monophosphate nucleosidase PpnN: MNSVTSEATTYSRDASSTLVSTIISPEGSLEVLSQDEVNRLRDTSSNGLHDILRRCALAVLNCGSQTDDSVSVLNAYKDFEIEVLQQDRGIRLKLDNAPGDAFVDGKMIRGIREHLSSVLRDIVYVANEIQNTPRFDLSTTEGTTNAVFHILRNAGALKSSREPSLVTCWGGHSINREEYEYTKDVGYHLGLRELDICTGCGPGAMKGPMKGANVAHAKQRRKQGRYLGISEPGIIAAESPNPIVNELIIMPDIEKRLEAFVRTAHGIIVFPGGVGTAEEILYLLGILLHPENEGLPFPVIFTGPASSADYFQQIDEFITYTLGEEARSRYTIIIDNPVEVARTMRGGIDDVAEFRRQHHDAFYYNWRLHIAPHFQQPFAPTHANMSSLALHRNQPVHELAANLRRAFSGIVAGNVKKEGIEEIERDGPFRLTAEAELMERLDALLTSFVAQGRMKLPGSDYEPCYTLCK; this comes from the coding sequence ATGAACTCTGTCACCAGTGAAGCTACCACCTACTCCCGCGATGCCAGCTCGACGCTGGTCTCCACCATCATCTCACCGGAAGGCAGCCTGGAAGTTCTCTCCCAGGATGAGGTCAATCGCCTGCGCGACACCTCCTCCAATGGCCTGCATGACATCCTGCGCCGCTGCGCGCTGGCGGTGCTCAACTGCGGCAGCCAGACCGATGACAGCGTCTCGGTGCTCAATGCCTACAAGGACTTCGAGATCGAGGTGCTGCAGCAGGATCGTGGCATCCGTCTGAAGCTCGACAATGCGCCGGGCGATGCCTTCGTGGATGGCAAGATGATCCGCGGCATTCGTGAGCACCTCTCGAGCGTGCTGCGCGATATCGTCTACGTGGCCAACGAGATCCAGAACACGCCCCGCTTCGATCTCTCCACCACCGAAGGCACCACCAACGCGGTGTTCCATATCCTGCGCAACGCCGGTGCCCTGAAGTCCTCGCGTGAACCGAGCCTCGTCACCTGCTGGGGTGGCCACTCGATCAATCGCGAGGAATACGAGTACACCAAGGACGTGGGCTATCACCTCGGCCTGCGCGAACTCGACATCTGCACCGGCTGTGGTCCCGGCGCGATGAAGGGCCCGATGAAGGGGGCCAACGTCGCGCATGCCAAGCAGCGTCGCAAGCAGGGCCGTTATCTGGGCATCTCGGAGCCGGGCATCATCGCCGCCGAGTCACCCAACCCGATCGTCAATGAACTGATCATCATGCCGGACATCGAGAAGCGCCTTGAGGCCTTCGTGCGGACCGCGCATGGCATCATCGTCTTCCCGGGCGGCGTGGGCACCGCGGAAGAGATTCTCTACCTGCTGGGTATCCTGCTGCATCCGGAAAACGAAGGCCTGCCGTTCCCGGTCATCTTCACCGGCCCGGCCTCCAGCGCCGACTACTTCCAGCAGATCGACGAGTTCATCACCTATACGCTGGGTGAGGAAGCGCGCTCGCGCTATACCATCATCATCGACAATCCGGTCGAGGTGGCGCGCACCATGCGAGGCGGCATCGATGACGTCGCGGAGTTCCGTCGTCAGCATCACGACGCCTTCTACTACAACTGGCGTCTGCATATCGCCCCGCACTTCCAACAGCCCTTCGCGCCGACCCACGCCAACATGTCGAGCCTGGCGCTGCATCGCAACCAGCCGGTGCATGAGCTGGCCGCCAACCTGCGTCGTGCCTTCTCGGGCATCGTCGCCGGCAACGTCAAGAAGGAAGGCATCGAGGAGATCGAGCGCGATGGGCCCTTCCGCCTGACCGCCGAAGCCGAGCTGATGGAGCGTCTCGACGCCCTGCTCACCTCCTTCGTGGCCCAGGGCCGCATGAAGCTGCCGGGCAGCGACTACGAGCCCTGCTACACGCTGTGCAAGTGA
- a CDS encoding LysR family transcriptional regulator encodes MFNAQYFRTFITLVETGSFTHTARKLEMTQPGVSQHIRKLEQYLGRSLLNRQGRKFSLTAAGRRCYDYSVKLFAEHTQFMHSLDDDSPDSGECRVASPSSVGLMFYPFTLGYQQQHPGLTVSYSFAFNSEIVQDVLAGRFDLGIVTEPVKHPDLNFELWHQEPLCLVVPADFAGNSLNELMALGFMNYADGVNNASALLRENFAGEFRSMSHFPQQGFTNDIGMVLDAVARGLGFTVVSRTVLETSPWQRQVREMPLTEAVYENLYIVTRDNAEVPRRYEQLLGEFRLQRRNTLYGYADAPESFDNMDLDGMV; translated from the coding sequence ATGTTCAACGCCCAGTATTTTCGTACCTTCATCACCCTGGTGGAGACCGGCAGCTTTACCCATACCGCGCGCAAGCTGGAAATGACCCAGCCCGGCGTCAGCCAGCATATCCGCAAGCTGGAGCAGTACCTGGGGCGCTCGCTGCTCAACCGTCAGGGACGCAAGTTCTCGCTCACCGCAGCGGGGCGTCGCTGTTACGACTACTCCGTCAAGCTGTTTGCCGAGCACACCCAGTTCATGCACTCGCTGGATGATGACTCGCCTGACAGCGGGGAATGCCGTGTGGCCAGCCCCTCAAGCGTCGGGCTGATGTTCTATCCGTTCACGCTCGGCTATCAGCAGCAGCATCCGGGGCTGACGGTCAGCTACAGCTTCGCCTTCAATTCCGAGATCGTGCAGGACGTGCTGGCGGGGCGCTTCGATCTTGGCATCGTCACCGAGCCAGTCAAGCATCCGGATCTCAACTTCGAGCTGTGGCATCAGGAGCCGCTGTGCCTGGTGGTGCCCGCCGACTTCGCCGGCAACAGTCTCAATGAGCTGATGGCGCTGGGCTTCATGAATTACGCCGACGGCGTCAACAACGCCAGCGCCTTGCTGCGTGAGAACTTCGCTGGTGAATTCCGCTCGATGAGCCACTTCCCGCAGCAGGGTTTCACCAACGACATCGGCATGGTGCTGGATGCCGTGGCACGTGGCCTGGGCTTCACCGTCGTCTCGCGCACGGTGCTGGAGACCTCCCCGTGGCAGCGCCAGGTGCGCGAGATGCCGCTCACCGAGGCCGTCTACGAGAACCTGTACATCGTCACGCGTGACAATGCCGAGGTGCCGCGTCGCTATGAGCAGCTGCTGGGCGAATTCCGCCTGCAGCGCCGCAACACGCTCTACGGCTACGCCGATGCCCCGGAAAGCTTCGACAACATGGACCTCGACGGCATGGTGTAA
- a CDS encoding acetyl-CoA hydrolase/transferase family protein, with amino-acid sequence MSSSKSRFVDAPPAASDVADAQSFRQSFSLLSRMEVTELDEALRGELARRCRWQGWESRHMSASQAAELIRDGMTVGMSGFTRAGEAKALPLALVEKARREPFAITLMTGASLGNDLDGQMADAHMLARRMPFQVDPVLRRAINAGEVMFMDQHLSETVELLRNHQLSDMDVAVVEASAITTDGGIVPTTSVGNSASYAILADKVIIELNLESPAALEGLHDIYIPQMRPSRQPIPVVAPDSRIGTPYIPIDPARIAAIVLTRGKDSPSTCTPPDEDTRRMADHLVELLKQEVTLGRLTPALLPLQAGIGSMANAVMSGLKEGPFEHLTMYSEVLQDSTFDLLDAGKLDFASGSSITVTEERGRTLWKDLERYRDRLILRPQELSNHPGIVRRLGVIAVNTALEFDIYGNVNSTHVCGTRMMNGIGGSGDFARNAQLSVFITKSLAKGGDISSVVPFVSHVDHTEHDVDILVTEHGLADLRGLAPRERAVLVIENCADPRYRPALRAYFEEACRRGGHTPHCLEQALSWHREVEVHGNMRALCTPEQRGDMPAKQAGEKVSAG; translated from the coding sequence GTGTCTTCTTCCAAGTCCCGATTCGTTGATGCACCGCCTGCCGCGAGCGACGTGGCCGATGCCCAGTCCTTTCGCCAGTCGTTCTCGCTGCTGTCGCGCATGGAGGTGACGGAGCTTGACGAGGCGCTGCGTGGCGAGCTCGCCCGGCGCTGTCGCTGGCAGGGATGGGAGTCACGCCACATGAGCGCGAGCCAGGCCGCCGAGCTGATTCGCGATGGCATGACGGTGGGCATGAGCGGCTTCACGCGGGCGGGGGAGGCCAAGGCCCTGCCGCTGGCGCTGGTGGAGAAGGCGCGCCGCGAGCCGTTCGCCATCACGCTGATGACCGGCGCCTCGCTGGGCAATGACCTGGACGGTCAGATGGCGGACGCCCACATGCTGGCGCGGCGCATGCCGTTCCAGGTCGATCCGGTGCTGCGCCGTGCCATCAATGCCGGCGAAGTGATGTTCATGGATCAGCATCTCTCGGAGACGGTGGAGCTGCTGCGCAACCATCAGCTGAGTGACATGGACGTCGCGGTGGTCGAGGCCAGTGCCATCACCACCGACGGCGGCATCGTGCCGACCACCTCGGTGGGCAATTCGGCCAGCTACGCGATTCTGGCCGACAAGGTGATCATCGAGCTCAATCTCGAGTCCCCGGCGGCACTCGAGGGACTGCACGATATCTACATTCCGCAGATGCGCCCCAGCCGTCAGCCGATCCCGGTGGTGGCGCCGGATTCGCGTATCGGCACGCCGTACATCCCCATCGATCCTGCCAGGATCGCCGCCATCGTGTTGACGCGTGGCAAGGACAGCCCCTCGACCTGTACCCCGCCGGATGAGGATACCCGGCGGATGGCGGACCATCTGGTCGAACTGCTCAAGCAGGAGGTCACGCTGGGGCGTCTGACGCCTGCGTTGCTGCCGCTGCAGGCCGGGATCGGCAGCATGGCCAACGCGGTGATGAGCGGACTGAAGGAGGGGCCCTTCGAGCACCTCACCATGTACTCGGAGGTATTGCAGGACTCCACCTTCGATCTGCTGGATGCCGGCAAGCTCGACTTCGCCTCCGGCTCCTCCATCACCGTCACCGAGGAGCGCGGGCGCACCCTGTGGAAGGACCTCGAGCGTTACCGTGACCGTCTGATCCTGCGTCCGCAGGAGCTGTCCAATCATCCGGGCATCGTGCGGCGTCTCGGCGTCATCGCCGTGAATACCGCGCTGGAATTCGACATCTACGGCAACGTCAACTCCACCCACGTGTGCGGCACGCGGATGATGAACGGTATCGGCGGCTCCGGGGACTTCGCGCGCAATGCCCAGCTCTCGGTGTTCATCACCAAGTCACTGGCCAAGGGCGGGGATATCTCGAGCGTGGTGCCCTTCGTCAGTCACGTGGATCACACCGAGCATGACGTGGACATTCTGGTGACCGAACACGGCCTGGCGGATCTGCGGGGGCTGGCACCGCGAGAACGTGCGGTACTGGTGATCGAGAACTGCGCCGACCCGCGCTATCGTCCCGCGCTGCGGGCCTACTTCGAGGAGGCCTGCCGGCGGGGCGGCCATACCCCGCATTGCCTGGAGCAGGCGCTCAGCTGGCATCGCGAGGTGGAAGTGCACGGCAACATGCGCGCCCTGTGCACGCCTGAGCAACGCGGCGATATGCCGGCGAAGCAGGCAGGTGAGAAGGTCAGCGCCGGCTAG
- a CDS encoding YkgJ family cysteine cluster protein — protein MNIPITDVSPFATGDTTPVNPEITCSNCQACCCRLEVILLTDTGVPDYLIDEDEWGGEVMRRLDDGWCAAVDRETLMCTIYDRRPQLCRDYEMGSPECEDERKENGLDQ, from the coding sequence ATGAATATTCCGATTACCGACGTATCGCCGTTCGCTACCGGCGATACGACACCTGTGAATCCCGAGATCACCTGCAGCAACTGCCAGGCCTGCTGCTGCAGGCTTGAGGTCATCCTGCTCACCGATACCGGCGTGCCGGACTATCTGATCGACGAGGATGAGTGGGGGGGCGAAGTCATGCGCCGCCTCGATGATGGCTGGTGTGCCGCCGTCGATCGCGAGACGCTGATGTGCACCATCTATGATCGCCGCCCCCAGCTATGCCGTGACTATGAGATGGGCAGCCCGGAATGCGAAGACGAGCGCAAGGAAAACGGTCTGGATCAGTGA
- a CDS encoding YjbH domain-containing protein: MSSPFRPAHPSTRPRDEQRPAPARTGWLALGMAGGLLGAQIAHAATGESQSDFGGVGLMQTPTARFAPQGELSFTYSRTQPYKRFSVNAAPFEWMELGFRYVSVETVSYGEAAPDRDYLDKSFDTKFRLWEEDRYRPALAVGLRDLGGTGLFSSEYLVASKRYGDLDVSLGLGWGYLGTRGDFSNPLALVRSSLETRSDTTSDNGGDFQLGSMFSGSPAVFGGIEYQTPWDPLTLMLEYEGNDYSDEPLTVEIDQDSPFNLGATFKVNDNLSLHGGWERGNTAMLGLSLSTNLAGLAQAKDDGTPEDVAPSHHSRYRHDQTPEAFRVRSLDAVNRGDSETVPSDRPPRPAGATPASTPSLDGGEAAPQGRLLTLPTSPSATTGEPAASPPAPIRLEDVDWQALAATLRAQTGLEVSRLRVEGETLVIEAEATRFRKDLQAEGRANRVLHNRLPAEITHFRYRLSSNGLALREDEHPREAFVAAANDRRFGAEYEHSITARAASPAPDDDASAEAATLLDREPAGFNWGFSPNLKQNFGGPDGYLYQLNLQLDALWRTDRNGWFSGVATYQLADNYENYEYIADSDLPRVRTYVGDYVKETDLGITNLQYTRTHQFGRDWYAQAYGGILEMMYAGVGAEVLYRPMNSSLALGLDINRVRQREFDQQFGLRDYSVTTGHATAYWQSGWHDVLVKGSVGRYLAGDIGATLDLSRRFSNGVSVGAWATMTDAGDDYGEGSFDKGLYVSIPLDAFFTTSSKGSTGFAWAPLTRDGGARLNRRYQLYYMTDDRDPEGYWEGIDKVYK; this comes from the coding sequence ATGTCGAGTCCTTTTCGCCCAGCCCATCCCTCCACGCGCCCCCGAGACGAGCAGCGCCCTGCTCCGGCACGCACCGGCTGGCTGGCGCTCGGCATGGCAGGAGGCCTGCTCGGCGCCCAGATCGCCCACGCCGCCACTGGGGAATCCCAGAGTGATTTCGGCGGCGTGGGGCTGATGCAGACTCCCACGGCACGCTTCGCCCCACAGGGCGAGCTGAGCTTCACCTACAGCCGTACCCAGCCCTACAAGCGCTTCAGCGTCAACGCCGCCCCCTTCGAGTGGATGGAGCTGGGCTTTCGCTATGTCTCGGTGGAAACGGTCAGCTACGGTGAGGCCGCCCCGGACCGCGACTACCTGGATAAATCCTTCGACACCAAGTTCCGGCTCTGGGAAGAGGACCGTTATCGCCCGGCACTCGCGGTGGGCCTGCGAGATCTCGGTGGTACGGGGCTGTTCAGCTCTGAATATCTGGTGGCCAGCAAGCGCTACGGTGATCTTGATGTCAGTCTGGGGCTCGGCTGGGGCTATCTGGGCACGCGGGGCGACTTCAGCAACCCTCTGGCGCTGGTGAGAAGCAGCCTCGAGACGCGCAGCGATACCACCAGCGACAACGGGGGCGACTTCCAGCTGGGCAGCATGTTCAGTGGCAGCCCGGCCGTCTTCGGTGGCATCGAATATCAGACGCCCTGGGACCCGCTGACCCTGATGCTGGAATACGAGGGCAACGACTACTCCGACGAGCCCCTGACGGTGGAGATAGACCAGGATTCACCGTTCAATCTGGGCGCGACGTTCAAGGTCAATGACAACCTGTCGCTGCATGGCGGCTGGGAGCGCGGCAACACCGCCATGCTGGGCCTGTCGCTGTCCACCAATCTGGCGGGGCTGGCTCAGGCCAAGGATGACGGCACCCCGGAAGATGTCGCCCCCAGTCACCATTCGCGCTACCGCCATGACCAGACCCCGGAAGCCTTCCGGGTGCGCTCGCTGGATGCCGTCAATCGTGGGGACAGCGAGACAGTCCCGTCGGATCGCCCTCCACGTCCCGCCGGTGCCACGCCGGCCTCAACGCCCTCGCTGGACGGCGGCGAGGCTGCACCTCAAGGCCGCCTGCTGACGCTGCCGACCTCCCCGAGTGCCACCACGGGCGAGCCCGCCGCAAGCCCGCCAGCGCCGATACGGCTGGAGGACGTCGACTGGCAGGCACTGGCCGCGACGCTGCGTGCCCAGACGGGGCTTGAAGTCTCCCGCCTGCGGGTAGAGGGCGAGACCTTGGTCATCGAGGCGGAGGCCACGCGCTTTCGCAAGGACCTGCAGGCCGAAGGCCGCGCCAATCGCGTACTGCACAACCGCCTGCCCGCCGAGATCACCCACTTCCGCTACCGCCTGAGCAGCAACGGCCTGGCGCTGCGCGAGGATGAGCATCCGCGAGAGGCCTTCGTCGCGGCCGCCAACGACAGACGTTTCGGTGCCGAGTACGAGCATTCCATCACCGCTCGCGCCGCCTCTCCCGCGCCTGACGACGACGCCAGCGCGGAGGCCGCCACGCTGCTGGACAGGGAACCCGCCGGTTTCAACTGGGGATTCTCGCCCAACCTGAAACAGAACTTCGGCGGACCGGACGGCTATCTCTACCAGCTCAACCTGCAGCTGGATGCCCTGTGGCGCACCGATCGCAATGGCTGGTTCTCCGGCGTGGCCACCTATCAGCTGGCCGACAACTACGAGAACTACGAGTACATCGCCGACTCCGACCTGCCACGCGTGCGCACCTACGTCGGGGATTACGTCAAGGAGACCGATCTGGGCATCACCAATCTGCAGTACACCCGCACTCATCAGTTCGGGCGTGACTGGTATGCCCAGGCCTACGGCGGCATTCTCGAGATGATGTATGCCGGTGTCGGTGCCGAGGTGCTCTATCGCCCGATGAACAGCTCGCTGGCACTGGGGCTGGATATCAACCGCGTCCGCCAGCGGGAATTCGATCAGCAGTTCGGCCTGCGCGACTATTCCGTCACCACCGGCCATGCCACCGCCTACTGGCAGTCCGGCTGGCACGATGTGCTGGTCAAGGGCTCGGTGGGGCGCTATCTGGCCGGCGATATCGGCGCGACGCTGGATCTGTCCCGCCGCTTCTCCAACGGGGTCAGCGTCGGGGCCTGGGCGACCATGACCGATGCCGGCGATGACTATGGCGAGGGCAGCTTCGACAAGGGGCTCTACGTCAGCATTCCGCTGGACGCCTTCTTCACCACCTCCAGCAAGGGCAGTACCGGCTTTGCCTGGGCACCGCTGACCCGTGATGGTGGTGCACGCCTCAATCGTCGCTACCAGCTCTATTACATGACCGATGACCGGGACCCCGAGGGCTACTGGGAAGGGATCGACAAGGTCTACAAGTAA
- a CDS encoding YjbF family lipoprotein — protein MTSRSASRRSGANHRQSPARHLPGIRRSLTLLGITACAVSVSGCAQIVASSVGDAFGKDDFEAARASELPYASLKFLHGNNTALVVLATLEDEGRIARFESQDRGIIELRDGVLSATSGFTRDIADRHEQSTTGRALARPAWLMADDSRYRVSVSALSPYPRRLERADAASSGSQHQDDVPVMQVHEADAHLRCEAAAPHALPLAELSLQHCTETLAWDDGHTTTNEIWRDATRVWAADMTAWPDGPRFGWEIAKAW, from the coding sequence ATGACGTCGCGCTCCGCATCGCGTCGTTCAGGCGCGAATCATCGCCAATCGCCAGCCAGGCACCTTCCAGGCATCCGGCGCTCGCTGACGCTGCTGGGCATCACTGCCTGTGCCGTGTCAGTGAGCGGCTGTGCCCAGATAGTGGCCAGTTCGGTGGGCGATGCCTTCGGCAAGGATGACTTCGAGGCGGCGCGCGCCAGTGAACTGCCCTACGCCTCCCTCAAGTTCCTGCATGGCAACAACACGGCACTGGTCGTGTTGGCCACGCTCGAGGATGAGGGACGCATCGCGCGTTTCGAGAGCCAGGACCGCGGCATCATCGAACTGCGCGACGGCGTACTGTCCGCGACATCCGGCTTCACGCGAGACATCGCGGACAGGCATGAGCAAAGCACTACCGGGCGCGCCTTGGCGCGTCCGGCCTGGCTGATGGCTGACGACAGCCGCTATCGCGTCAGTGTCAGCGCCCTGAGCCCCTATCCTCGCCGGCTGGAGCGGGCAGATGCCGCTTCCTCCGGCAGTCAGCATCAAGATGACGTGCCGGTGATGCAGGTGCATGAAGCCGATGCACATCTGCGCTGTGAGGCCGCCGCGCCACACGCGCTGCCACTGGCCGAGCTGTCGCTGCAACACTGCACCGAGACCCTGGCATGGGACGATGGCCACACCACCACCAACGAGATATGGCGCGATGCCACTCGGGTGTGGGCCGCCGACATGACGGCCTGGCCGGACGGGCCACGCTTCGGCTGGGAGATCGCCAAGGCATGGTAA
- a CDS encoding polysaccharide export protein — protein sequence MKNALIARLLGASLSLGALTGLAGCVFAPGGDIDYDTSAAPVDDIVDVEPITFGLIKAQARADAQARQAARGDGTQRELEQALTQELNSSTRAQLAPDYQYHVGPGDILNIVVYDHPELSLPTGSERSAQEAGNVVHADGTLFYPYIGRVQVSGKTLDEIRRVLGERLQPYLNEPQIDVKVAAFRSQKVRISGEVEQPGVQPINDVPLSLLDAIAAAGGMTGDADWHNVVLKRNGEETVISLYELLAQRNAATGEARDRLLKDGDVLYVPDVGTRKVFVMGEVDKSVSLPLGRSPISLTDAIAQAGGIKEDSADASGIFVVRRDREDPEKLATVYQLDARNTTALILGADFALKPQDVVYVTAAPVSRWNRVISQLLPTVSSIYYSTEIQDNLDTLGQ from the coding sequence ATGAAAAATGCACTGATCGCACGACTTCTGGGCGCCAGCTTGAGCCTCGGCGCCCTCACCGGACTGGCGGGCTGCGTCTTCGCGCCCGGTGGCGACATCGACTATGACACCTCGGCCGCGCCGGTGGATGACATCGTCGATGTGGAGCCCATCACCTTCGGCTTGATCAAGGCCCAGGCGCGGGCGGATGCCCAGGCACGCCAGGCGGCTCGGGGTGACGGCACCCAGCGCGAGCTGGAGCAGGCGCTGACCCAGGAGCTCAACAGCAGCACCCGTGCGCAACTGGCGCCGGATTATCAGTACCACGTGGGGCCGGGCGACATTCTCAATATCGTCGTCTATGACCACCCGGAGCTGTCGTTGCCCACGGGCTCCGAGCGCAGCGCCCAGGAAGCCGGCAACGTGGTGCATGCCGACGGCACGCTCTTCTATCCCTACATCGGCCGTGTCCAGGTCAGCGGCAAGACCCTGGACGAGATCCGTCGGGTGCTGGGCGAGCGCCTCCAGCCCTACCTCAACGAGCCGCAGATCGACGTCAAGGTGGCGGCCTTCCGCAGTCAGAAGGTGCGGATCAGCGGTGAGGTGGAGCAGCCTGGCGTGCAGCCCATCAATGATGTGCCGTTGAGTCTGCTCGATGCCATCGCCGCTGCCGGCGGCATGACCGGAGACGCGGACTGGCACAACGTGGTGCTCAAGCGCAATGGCGAGGAGACCGTCATATCCCTCTATGAGCTGCTGGCACAGCGCAATGCGGCGACCGGCGAGGCACGTGATCGGCTGCTCAAGGACGGTGATGTCCTGTATGTGCCGGATGTCGGGACCCGCAAGGTGTTCGTGATGGGTGAGGTCGACAAGTCGGTCAGCCTGCCGCTGGGCAGAAGCCCCATCTCGCTGACCGATGCCATCGCCCAGGCGGGCGGCATCAAGGAAGACTCCGCGGATGCCTCCGGCATCTTCGTGGTACGGCGGGACCGGGAAGACCCCGAGAAGCTGGCCACCGTCTATCAGCTGGATGCTCGCAACACTACGGCCCTGATTCTGGGCGCCGACTTCGCGCTCAAGCCGCAGGATGTCGTCTATGTCACGGCCGCGCCGGTGTCGCGCTGGAACCGCGTGATCAGTCAGTTGCTGCCCACCGTGAGCTCCATCTACTACAGCACCGAAATCCAGGACAACCTCGATACCCTCGGCCAGTAA